One stretch of Amycolatopsis sp. NBC_00345 DNA includes these proteins:
- a CDS encoding MFS transporter: MSAEHHSSLLDAVKGQPKQVWITAFAAVIAFMGIGLVDPILLSIAKGLDATPSQVTLLFTSYLGVQVIAMLFTGSMSARFGAKRTVLVGLTLIVAATALCAAAGSIEQLVGLRAVWGLGNAFFIATALSVIVGAATGGQGGAILLYEAALGVGLSVGPLLGALLGTISWRGPFVGTAVLMAGALVLCSIFLKSDSHEKRPPIKLLDPIRALKHPGLLRTSLASALYTAAFFTVLAWSPFVLGWSAIAIGLIFCGWGLCVAVAGVALAPKLAARFGERHAAALAVVGYTVLMLVLAIPDKTVAVVGIILSGLVSGLLNTLFTGTAMSISDAPRPVASAGYNFCRWFGGAVAATLVGHIADWLGWEQGPFVVAAVLCVIAAVLLSLREKKADPHVVPKEAALVGDEEF, encoded by the coding sequence ATGAGCGCTGAGCACCACTCGAGCCTGCTGGACGCGGTCAAGGGCCAGCCCAAGCAGGTGTGGATCACCGCGTTCGCCGCGGTCATCGCGTTCATGGGCATCGGTCTGGTCGACCCCATCCTGCTGTCCATCGCCAAGGGGCTGGACGCGACGCCGTCCCAGGTCACGCTGCTGTTCACGTCGTATCTGGGCGTGCAGGTGATCGCGATGCTGTTCACCGGCTCGATGTCCGCGCGCTTCGGCGCCAAGCGCACCGTGCTGGTCGGCCTGACGCTGATCGTCGCGGCCACCGCCCTGTGCGCGGCCGCGGGCTCGATCGAGCAGCTCGTCGGGCTGCGCGCGGTTTGGGGCCTTGGCAACGCTTTCTTCATCGCCACCGCGCTCTCGGTGATCGTCGGCGCGGCGACGGGTGGCCAGGGCGGCGCGATCCTGTTGTACGAGGCGGCGCTCGGCGTCGGCCTCTCCGTCGGCCCGCTGCTGGGCGCCCTGCTCGGCACGATCTCGTGGCGCGGCCCGTTTGTCGGCACCGCCGTGCTGATGGCCGGCGCGCTCGTGCTGTGCTCGATCTTCCTGAAGAGCGACTCGCACGAGAAGCGGCCGCCGATCAAGCTGCTCGACCCGATCCGCGCGCTGAAGCACCCGGGCCTGCTCCGGACCTCGCTGGCGTCGGCGCTGTACACCGCGGCGTTCTTCACGGTGCTGGCCTGGTCGCCGTTCGTGCTGGGCTGGAGCGCGATCGCCATCGGGCTGATCTTCTGCGGCTGGGGCCTGTGCGTCGCGGTCGCCGGCGTGGCGCTGGCGCCGAAGCTCGCCGCGCGGTTCGGCGAACGGCACGCGGCCGCGCTCGCCGTGGTCGGCTACACGGTGCTGATGCTGGTGCTGGCCATCCCGGACAAGACGGTGGCCGTGGTCGGGATCATCCTGTCCGGGCTGGTCTCCGGCCTGCTGAACACGCTGTTCACCGGCACCGCGATGTCCATCAGCGACGCGCCGCGCCCGGTCGCCAGCGCGGGGTACAACTTCTGCCGCTGGTTCGGCGGCGCGGTCGCGGCCACGCTCGTCGGGCACATCGCCGACTGGCTCGGCTGGGAGCAGGGCCCGTTTGTCGTCGCGGCGGTGCTCTGCGTGATCGCCGCGGTGCTGCTCTCGCTGCGGGAGAAGAAGGCCGACCCGCACGTGGTGCCGAAGGAGGCCGCGCTCGTCGGCGACGAGGAGTTCTGA
- a CDS encoding MarR family winged helix-turn-helix transcriptional regulator, which yields MTSPIVDLARRLRPVVFRLYYLVRRETPQVLTLTQGSVLAELVGGGPSRMSRLARLEGVRMPSMTDVVGRLERLGMVSRRPDPDDGRAVLAEATDEGRRFYAELVAAREEQLRERLLGLDDADRAAIEAALPALTKLIRDFHRENPKEELIRDER from the coding sequence GTGACTTCCCCGATCGTCGACCTCGCGCGACGGCTCCGCCCGGTCGTCTTCCGGCTGTACTACCTGGTCCGCCGCGAGACGCCGCAGGTGCTGACCCTGACACAGGGTTCGGTGCTGGCCGAGCTGGTCGGCGGCGGGCCCAGCCGGATGAGCCGCCTGGCGCGGCTCGAAGGCGTGCGGATGCCGTCGATGACCGACGTCGTCGGACGGCTCGAGCGGCTCGGCATGGTGAGCCGCCGTCCGGACCCGGACGACGGGCGGGCCGTGCTCGCGGAGGCCACCGACGAGGGCCGGCGGTTCTACGCCGAGCTGGTCGCCGCTCGTGAGGAGCAGTTGCGTGAGCGCCTGCTCGGCCTGGACGACGCGGACCGCGCCGCGATCGAAGCCGCCCTCCCCGCCCTCACGAAGCTGATCCGCGACTTCCACCGTGAAAACCCGAAGGAGGAACTGATCCGCGATGAGCGCTGA
- a CDS encoding HAD family hydrolase, whose product MDAVIFDLDGVLVDSERTWDEVRRAVVAEHGGTWLPEATRAQQGMSTPEWASYLVDSLGARLTPEEIARVVVEEMAKRYASGPPVINGAADAVRAVAARRPVAIASSSPPVLIRAFVDACDLAELVPVAVSSEEVGAGKPAPDVYLRAASLLGVAPETCAAVEDTTNGLRSALAAGMAVYAVPNPHFPPDPAVLAKATAVVTDIRDLPATLGG is encoded by the coding sequence ATGGACGCGGTGATCTTCGACCTCGACGGCGTGCTGGTGGACTCCGAGCGGACCTGGGACGAGGTGCGCCGCGCGGTCGTCGCCGAGCACGGCGGCACCTGGCTTCCCGAGGCGACGCGGGCGCAGCAGGGCATGAGCACGCCGGAGTGGGCTTCGTACCTGGTGGACTCGCTCGGCGCGCGGCTGACGCCGGAAGAGATCGCTCGCGTGGTGGTCGAGGAGATGGCCAAGCGGTACGCCTCAGGCCCGCCGGTCATCAACGGCGCGGCGGACGCCGTCCGCGCGGTCGCCGCACGCCGGCCGGTCGCGATCGCCAGCTCGTCGCCGCCCGTGCTGATCCGCGCCTTCGTGGACGCGTGCGACCTGGCGGAGCTGGTCCCGGTCGCGGTGTCGAGCGAAGAAGTCGGCGCTGGAAAACCCGCGCCAGATGTCTATTTGCGCGCCGCGTCGCTGCTGGGCGTCGCCCCGGAAACCTGCGCCGCCGTGGAGGACACGACAAACGGCCTGCGTTCCGCCCTCGCGGCGGGCATGGCCGTGTACGCGGTGCCGAACCCGCACTTCCCGCCGGACCCGGCGGTGCTCGCGAAAGCGACCGCGGTGGTCACCGACATCCGGGACCTACCTGCCACCCTCGGCGGCTGA